The Mesorhizobium sp. B2-8-5 genome segment CGCTTCCCGGTGCAGCCGCGCCTGGTGCCGCCGGCCAAGGCGGCGCGCTACCTGCACCTGACGCTGCCGGAATTCCTCGAGCTGCTGCCGGCGCTGCAACTGCAGGGGTTCCCGAAAGCCTGTCCGATCACCGGCAATTACGACATGGTGGCGATCGACGCCTGGCAGGACAGGCGCTCGGGTCTTGCCGGCCAGCCCGCGACCGCGCAGTCTAGCGCCGAAATCGCAAAGGCGAGGCTGGCGACCCTTGGCTAAGATCAAGCTGAAGCACTACGTCATCCGCAAGGGCAAATACGGCTACTGGCTGCCGACGCCGAAGATGATGGAAGCCGGCTTCGAATGCATTCCCTGTGGCGTGGACGGTCCGGACGCATGGGCGATCGCCAAGGAATGGGAAGATCGCTGGCAGGCCTTCAGGAAGGGCAGGGAGCCGCCGCGGCTCGACGCCTGGCCCAAGGATTCCATCGGCGACGCCTTCGCGCGCTACCGGCGCATGGAAGCATGGAAGAGCCGGCCGCCGCGCACACGCGAAGACTGGGAGCGGGGCTGGGCTTTCATCGAGCCGTACTTCGCCGACCTGCCGCCGGCCGACATAACCCTCGAGCTGCTCGACGACTGGTATGCGCGCCTGCTGCGCGCCAAGGGCGTCGACACCGCCTATCGCGCCATGAAGACGTGGCGCGCGCTCTACAATGTCATGGCCGGCATGAAGCTCTGCGCGCCGAAGGCGGATCCGTCGCTGGCGATCCGCCGCAAGACGCCCAATGCCCGCAACCAGATTTGGACAGCCGGCGAGGTCGTGCGGCTGGTGAAGGGCGCCTGGCGCGCCGGCTTCAAGGGTCTCGCCTGCATCATCGCCGTCGCCTGGGACACCAGCTTCTCGCCGGTCGACGTGCGCACGCTGACGCCGGCGCAGGCGATGCAGACGGCGCAGGAATGGGGTTTTCTGATCGCGCGCACCAAGAGCGGCGAGAGCGCCTTCGGCACGCTGTCGCGGCGCACGCAGCGCCTGGTGCTCGCCTATGTCGAGCAGCTCGGCTTCACCTTGCTCGACGATGCACCGATCTTTCGCTCGCGCGGCTTCGCGCCGGGGCCGAAGGGCGGACGCCCGCGCGCCGGCGTGCCCTATACGAAGGACAGCCTTGTCGACGATTTCGCCGACGTCCGCAGGTTGGTGTTCGGGGAGAATGAAAAGCGCCGGCTGATGGACATGCGGCGTTCCGGCGCGGTCGAGGCCAATGCCGGCGGCGCGTCCGTCGAGGCCATCGCGGCCAAGATGGGCAACTCGATCGACGAGAGCAAGGCGCTGCAGAAGACCTATATGCCGGTCAACCTGGCCGCGGTTCGCGCGGCCGACCTGTCGCGTCGCGCCGGCCGCAAGGCGCTCGGCAAAGAGCTCAATGAATATCGGCCGATGAAACTGGCCAGCGGAGAGGCGAAGGGCAAATGAAGGTCCGCATCCGCTATTATCGCGTCATCAAGGGACATGGCTATTGGTGCCCGACCCCGAAGATGAAGGCTCTCGGCCTCTCGATCGTCAGATGCGGGCCGGACGGCCCGCAGGCGCATGCAATAGCCGCGGAGTGGAACGAGCGCTGGGAGAGCCTGCGCATCGCCGCAAAGAAGGAGCCAGCGTCGGCGCCGATAGCCAATGACGATGCGCGCGGCTACGTCTATTTCTTGCGCAGCGGTGACCGAATCAAGATCGGCTTCTCGACAACTCCACTTGAGAGGACGAGCAACCTGCGAACATCGATGCCGGAGGATTACGACCTATGCCTGATCCTCAAGGGCACTCGGAAAGACGAAAAGCGCCTCCATAGTCGGTTCGGCTCCTATCGCAGAAACGGCGAATGGTTTGTCGCCAGCCGCCCGATTCGAATGACGATCATGCGCTCGGCGATGGCCGGCCACGTCGTTCATGACGGTGATGAAAAACAGTTTCCCGGAACAGACGAAGCACAAAAAGTTGAAACCACCCCAGGTAAAGTTTCAACTTCCGAAAATGGCGCTTCTGCCTAAGTCCTTGAAAAGACTGGCGCGAGTGACGGGGCTCGAACCCGCGACCTCCGGCGTGACAGGCCGGCACTCTAACCGACTGAGCTACACCCGCGCACTGACGAGCACGTGTCAGCCGTGTTCGTCGTTGGGGCGCTGGATAAGGGGTTCGCCTGCGGGTGTCAAGCGCGGTATTCAAGCATTATAGCAATCAGGAGAAGGTTTTTTGACAGCGCCATTGAGCCTGGGAAAATCCGCACTGCAGGGCGCACGCCGTCCGTTCATTTGGCCTTGCGAATACGGCCCTAACTGCTTAAAGGTCCGCGCTCAAGCGGGCGATTAGCTCAGTTGGTAGAGC includes the following:
- a CDS encoding GIY-YIG nuclease family protein, coding for MKVRIRYYRVIKGHGYWCPTPKMKALGLSIVRCGPDGPQAHAIAAEWNERWESLRIAAKKEPASAPIANDDARGYVYFLRSGDRIKIGFSTTPLERTSNLRTSMPEDYDLCLILKGTRKDEKRLHSRFGSYRRNGEWFVASRPIRMTIMRSAMAGHVVHDGDEKQFPGTDEAQKVETTPGKVSTSENGASA